A stretch of DNA from Flexistipes sp.:
CGGGAGGTAAAATCTAAAAGCCTCTTTGACTATCTTAAAACAGCGGATTTAATACTTTACAGGCCATATCACGATTTCGGATTAATTGGCAATTTTATCCGGCAAGCTGCTGAAGATCATAACGTTTTAAGTATAAAGATGACCCTTTACAGAGCTAATGAAAATTCAAAAATTATTGAATCGCTGGCAAAAGCAGCAAAAAACGGTAAGCATGTCTGTGTTATCATAGAACTAAAAGCCCGATTTGATGAAGAAAGAAATGTGGAGTGGGCAAAACGTCTTGAAAATGCAGGCTGTATCGTAACATACGGTTTTATGGATTTGAAGGTTCATGCAAAAGCACTTCTGATAGTCAGAAAAGAAAACGGAAAAATTCAGCGCTATGTCCATATGTCAACGGGCAATTACAATGAAAAAACAGCCAGGTTGTACACTGATATTGATTATCTGACCACGGATAAGCAAATTGCCGAAGAAACTGTTAATCTGTTTAATTATCTGATGGGTTATTCGGATGTATATAAATGGAAATTAACAGAAGGTACGGAACAAAAGATCACCACAGCGCCAAACAGTTTAAGAGAAAAATTAATGGAACTTATCGATGAAGAAATAAAAAACGCCAGAAAAGGGAAAAAAGGGCATATTATTGCAAAAATAAATTCCTTATACGACAAAGAACTCACCTTAAAACTTTATGAAGCCTCCTCAGCAGGTGTAAAAATAGAATTGATAGTAAGAGGTATATGTTCTTTAAGACCTCAGGTTAAGGGTTTAAGTGAAAATATTAGCGTAAAAAGTATAGTCGGCCGATTTCTTGAGCATCCCAGAGTTTTATACTTTTTATCATCCGGTTCACATAAAGTTTTTATTTCCACTGCAGACTGGATGGTAAGAAATCTGGACAGAAGAGTGGAACTTTTGACAGAGATCGAAGATAAAGGAAGTAAAATATTTTTACAAAAATTACTGCAGGATAACCTAAATGACCGGGCAAAATCATGGTATATGAAAGATGACAGGTATTTTAAAATAAAACAAAAAGAAAAAACGGAATATAATTATCAGGAAGAATACCTAATCGGGATAAATGAAATTTTGGATTAATACTTTAAATTTTTAAATTCTAAAATGTGTATCTTGTTTCCCAAAAAGTTATTATTTTACTTAATGTGAATGTCAGTATAAAATATAAGAGGGTTATTACTATCCAGATTTCCATAGTAAGAAACGTTGCAGACATAAGCTCCAATCCCTGAAATGTCAGTTCCGGAACTGCAATAACGGATACGATGGCCGAATCTTTTATTGTTGAAACAAACTGGGACGCAAGGGGAGGCAGAATCCTTCTGAAGGCCTGTGGCAGAATGACATATCTGATAACTTTATACTTATTCATGCCAAGAGCATACGCTGACTCAACCTGGTTTTTTGGAACAGACATAATCCCCGATTTTACAATTTCAGATATGTACGCCGCCTCGTAAACAGTCAAAGCGAGCACTCCTGAAAAAAAAGATGACATGATAGGCAGCGGAGCAAAAATAAATTCTGCAAAATTTCTGAAATTTTCCCCCATACTTCGCATGATACTGTCGATATGCAGTAAATTAAAAAGCTGGTCACCTATAAAAAAATACGAGATGAAAATTAAAACAATAGGAGGAATATTTCTATGCACCTCAACAAAAGTAATAGAAATGAGATTACGAAAAAGTTTGTTACTGGATCTCAGGATTCCCAGAACAGTGCCGAGGATAGTGGCAAATATTATAGACCACACACTGAGTTTGATTGTATAGAATATCCCCTGCATAAAAACGCCGGGGTGGATTGAACCTTTTTCAATGTAGAAAAAGTGGGGGAAGATCTCCCCCCACTGCCAGTCATACATAAGGTAACTGTGTACTTTCCAGAGGAAAGCAGCAATAAGAAAAAACAGCAAACCCAGAAAGAAAAAATCAAATAAGGTAAATCTGATTTTACCCGTTCTTATCATTCAAAGGCTCCTACTTGATTCTCTCTTCCCATTTCCTCGTTTCAAACCAGTATTTATACCTTTCTTTTAACCAGCCGGAATCCCAATTAAGCCGAATCCAGCTGTTGAATACATTCAACGTGTCTATATCCCCTTTTCTGACGGCAAAAGCTATAGGCTCCTTTGTGAAATTTTCATCAATTGGCACATAAAGTCTGTCCGGATATTTGACCGCCTGAAAGTGCGGAAGCGGAGCCGATGCCACCATTGCATGAGCCCTTCCCACAAGTACTTCCTGAACAGCCTGTGATTCGGAATCAAAAAGTTTCAGTTTGGCTTTTGGCAGATGTTTTCTGGCGGCAACTTCAGCAGTTGTCCCCAGTCTGGCAGCAATTATCATATCCTCTTTATTGAAATCACTGATTTCATCCATCCCCTTGGCATTTATTTTACTTGCCACTATAGACATACCGGAATATTCGTAAGGGATGGTAAAATTGACCTTAAGGTTTCTCTTAGGAGTAATGCTCATACCGCCTATGATTACGTCATACTTTCCTGTCAGCAGTGCCGGTATGATGCCGGACCATTTGGTTGGAATAAATTCAACTTTAACTCCCAAGTCATTGGCCAGCTTTTTAGCAACATCAATTTCAAAACCTATGAATTCACCGTCTTTGGCTTTCATCGCCCACGGCACAAAAGTGGAAAAACCCACTTTTAAAACACCTCTTTGAATAACCTTTTCAATTGTGCTCTCATTGCTCAGTTTCTCCCTGACCGATTCGGCAAAAACCGGTGAAGAAATAGCAAAAATCATACTGAAAATAATCAGAGACTGAAAAATACGTCTAAACATACCGTCCTCCTTTTTTATTCGTACACCTTCATATTAACAAATTTCACCAAAATGGATAACATTAAGTTAATCAACAGATATATACCTGCAACCGTAAACCATATTTCAAAAACCAGATAAGTCTCGCTTACAAGTCTCTGAGCCTGCATTGTCATATCATAAATAGATATGGTACTGACAAGGGCAGAATCCTTAACCAGTGCTATCATCTGGCTTGTTAAAGGCGGTGCTGCCAGCCTTAAAGCCTGCGGCAGTATAATGTACCGCATACGCTGATAGAAATTCATGCCCAGACTCATCGATGATTCAAACTGCTCTTTTCCTACGGAAAGTATAGAACCCCTGATAATTTCGGATATATATGCACCCTCAAACAAACTCAGAGCTATAACCCCTGAATAAAAGGCATTGATGCCAAAAGGTGGCGCTATAACAAAATATACGAAAAAAAGCTGAATAATAAGGGGTGTGTTTCTGATAATGAGAATGTAGCCGCGTGCTATAAAATTACCGGAAAAGGATTCTGTCATCCTGAGAATGGCAGTAAAGAAACCCAGTAAAATCGCCAGGATAAGGCTTACGGACGATATTTTAAGAGTTATTCCAAGCCCCTGGATAATGGGACCGAATACCAGCCGGCCGTTTTCATAGGTATATAAAAATTCTTTGATTCTGTAAAACTGCCAGTTATAGCCTATACGCTGAGACAGGAAAATTACTGCTGCAACAATTAAAAACAGAAAAACAGCAAATTTTAAAATATCAATGAGTTTATACTTATAAAGAATCTGTTACTCCTATAACAATACTAAGCAGAACTGCAAATATTAGAGATTCCTCGGTTCCACTTCGTTCCACTCGGAATGACAATTTTTACGGTTTAGGTACAAAAAATTGTCGTTTAGATTAAAAACGATATATTAAACGAATATGTAAATATGCTTAAAAATTTATTAGTTTAACTTCCTCTTCAAGCAATATCCCTTTCTGATTATAAACTGTATCTTTTACATATTTAATAAGTCTGTAAATATCCAAACTGGTAGCATTGCCTTTATTTACAATAAAATTAGCGTGTTTCTCCGAAACCTCTGCATCACCGATTCGCAACCCTTTGAGCCCGCACGATTCAATAAGCGTACCAGCATAATTGTTCTCGGGTCTTTTAAAAACGGAACCGCAGGAGCAGGATTCCACAGGTTGCTTTTCATCCCTTTTTGACGCTGTTAAATCAATCTTTTTTTTCAGTGACAAAGGATCTGCATATTTAAGCAAAAACTCTGCACTAAGAACTATATATCCATCCAGTGAAGATTTTCTGTAACCGAATTCAATTTCTCCTCTGCTTAATGTTAGTACCCTCCCTTCACTGTCCAAAACTTCCACTTTCTCTAAATTATCTGAAATATCGCTGCCGAAAGCACCGGCATTCATTAAGCAGGACCCTCCTGTAGAACCGGGTATACCGTAAAGATTTTCCAGACCGGCAAGTCCGGATAAAGCAGTAAATTCTATCAAACAATGCAGAGGAACCCCCGCCCCGCAAATCACACGCTGACGGCTTCTTACAATCCACCTGTTTAAACCTGCAAGTACAATAACAAGACCGTCAAACAAGTCATCGCTGAAAAGAACATTTGAACCGGCACCGATAAGTGTATATGAAACCCCTTTTTTCCGCCGCCATTCTAAAATACCTGACAGTTCCTGGGCGGTTTCCGGACAGGCAAGATAACGTGCAGTTCCGCCGGCCCGGTAAAAATAATAATCCTTTAAAAACACATTTTCGCTGATTAGCTTCATTTACCCTTACTTATTCTCGTATTTTCAAGTGCATTTCTGCAATCACACTTTCTGTTTTCAACAGCATTAATATCAAGATTCAGGATAATTCGTTTCAGTTTATCTTCACTCTTTTTCACCGTTTCCACCACTTCATCCGCAGTCAATTTGTTACGGGAAATACCGGCTGCATCATTGGCGACAACACTGATATTAACATAGCAGATTTCCGCCTCTCTTGCCAGTGAGCACTCGGGAAACAGTGTCATTCCCACAATATCAGCACCCATTCCTTTGAAAGCTTTGATTTCAGCTGCCGTTTCCATTCTCGGTCCGTTAGTACAGATATATACACCTTTGTCTGAAAAATTCAATCCGGACGAAGCGCAGCTTTCTTTGACTGCCTTTCTGAGCTCTGGACAAAACGGTTCAGTTATATCTATATGATGTATATTACCCTTGGTTGCAAAGGTATGATTTCTGCCGTTTGTGAAATCGATGGCATTATCTGAAATGACGATATCCCCGGGATTCAGGTCTGCGCTAATTCCTCCAACTGCTGCAAATGAAAGTATTGCATCCACTCCTGCTTTTTTGAAGGCTGAGATATTTGCCCTGTAATTCACCAAATGAGGCGGGAATTCATGACCGGCACCATGTCTTGCCAGAAAATAATACCTGTTACCATAATACTCATAAATCTTAAACGCAGCCGAAGGTTCACCGTAATCGGTGTCAATTTTTTCCTCACCGGTATAATTAAAAGCTTCAATAGAATATAAACCGCTTCCGCCAATAATACCGATCTTCATAAAACCTCCTTTTTAGTTCAAAGTTCAAGATTCATGGTTCAACGTTCAAGACGTAAGACGTGACACGTAAAACGTGAGACATACTATCAACCACCTCAACTTACTCAACCTCTACCTCTACCTTTACCTTTACCTCTACCTCTTCACTCCCTCCCTATCTCCCTCACTTAACGCTTAATGCTTAATACTGTTATATTTTTGGCTTTGGCAAATTCCAGTTTTTTGTAATGGAAATCATTCGTATTGCAATAACAGCAGCAGCCGAAATAAAAACATTTATATCCGGCACAATATTTAAAATATCCAGGCAGACAAAAATCAGCCCACCGGCAATACATGCAGAGGCATATATCTCCCTCTGAAGCACAAGAGGAACTTCACCCTGCAGAACGTCCCTCATCATCCCCCCTGCAGTAGCAGTCATAACACCGAGAAAAACGGCGCCGAAATAACCTATATCAAATTTCAATCCCACTGAAATTCCGATGACAGTAAATGTTCCAAGACCGATTGCATCCATTATCAACAGAAGCTTAAAACGTCTCTCAACATACCTGTGGAAGAAAAAGACAAGCAAACCGGCAGTTATCGAAACAAAAAAGTAGGTAATATCCCGGAATATAAAAGGCGGAACCCTTCCCACAAGCACATCTCTGATTGTACCGCCGCCCACTGCGGTAACGGTAGCCAAAACAAGTATGCCGTATAAATCCATCTTTTTTCGTACCGCAGCTATTGCACCGCTGACGGCAAAAGCAAATGTGCCCAATAAGTCAAAAACATATAATACAGTCACATCAAACCTTTTCCAGCTTGATTTCCTTGTCGGAAAGTCCGGAGAGGTGCTCATCGTGCGTAACGAGTATAACGGTAACGCCTTCCTCATTAAGTTTCTTAAACAGTTCAAAAACACCGTAACTGTTTTTCCTGTCAAGGTTTCCGGTGGGTTCATCGGCAAGAATCAGTTTGGGATTATTCATCAGAGCACGTGCAACTGCAACCCTCTGTTGCTCTCCTCCTGAAAGCTCCATAGGATAGTGACTTTCCCTGTCGCTCATTCCCACCTTTTCCAGAATCTCCGCAGCCCTCTTTGCCGCCTCATTTTTTGATATTTTGCCAATCAAGGCGGGCATCATGACATTTTCAATGGCAGTAAAGTCGTTAAGGAGGTAATGAAACTGAAAAACAAACCCCACTTCGTTATTCCTATAACTGTCAAGTCCGGTATTTTTTTGTTTATAAACAGCTTCACCTTCAAAATTGACAATACCGGAATCCGGTCTTTCCAGTCCTCCGATAATATGAAGCAGTGTTGACTTACCCACTCCAGACGGGCCCACAATTGAAATAAACTGCCCCTTCTCAACGCTCAGATTAAAATCACTAAGCACATTGATGACAGCCGGCCCCTTTTTAAATGTCTTATTAATATTTATCAGCTCAACCAAATAACCGCTCATCATTCATTCCTCAACGCTTCGATAGGATCCATCTTTGCAGCCTGCCTTGCAGGGATAATAGATGAAATAAATGTGATAAAAATAGCACAAACGGTAACTAACAGAAAAATTTCGGGAACTATTTTTATAGGAATACTGTCCATATAGTACACATCAGCCGGAAGCTCTATCAGTTTGTAACGTTTTAAAACAAAACATATTGCATAAGCGATAATATTCCCGAAAACAGTACCCACAACACCTATATATAAGCCCTGCTTTATGAAAATGTTTTTAATCAATTTTTCAGAAGCACCCATGGCTCTTATTATAGCAATATCACGTTTTTTATCCTTAACCGTCATCGTAATAAGACTGATCACGTTAAAAGATGCAACTACGATTATTAACGTTAATATAACAAACATGGCGGCCTTTTCCAGCTTTAGTGCAGAAAAAAGATTCTGGTTCATACTCAGCCAGTCTCTTGCCCAAAAAGGAAAACCCAGTTTGTTTTCAATTTTTTCGGCAATTTCTCCGGCATTATCGAAATTTTTTACTTTCACACTAAAACCGGAAATGTTATCTCCCATTTGCATAAAATCCTGAATATCGTGTAAATTAACATAGGCAAGTGAATTATTATACTCATACATCCCTGTATCAAAAACACCTGCAACCTGAAACTTTTTCATCTTCGGAGTAAAGCCGAACGGTCCCTTTTTGCCAAACGGTGAAACCACAACAATCTCTTCTCCTATACTTGTTGAAAGACTGTTTGCCAAAGCTTTCCCGAGAATAATCGGTGGCTTAGCCGTTGTATTATCACTTTTTAAATCAAAATTTCCCCTCTTCATATATTTACCGATATTTGAAGATTCTATCTCTCTTTTTCCTATTACCCCCCTTAAAACAACTCCACTGACACGATCTTCACTTGTAAGCAGTACCTGACTAATAATGAAAGGGGAAACGCCTACAACATTATCCGTTTTTGCAATTTCTTCCGTCGTTGCTTTCCAGTTATCAATTGCACTGCCGTCAATTTTATTGACAATAATATGGGAATTTGCTCCAAGGATTTTCTGTTTGAGATTATCTTCAAAACCTATCATCACGTTAATAACGACGATAAGAGTTGCCACACCGAGGACAATTCCTATTATGGAAATCAAAGATATAAAAGAGAGTACCTTCGTCTCTTTTTTAGATTTAAGATACCTGTAGGCCAGAAAATTGCTGATTTTCATAAAATAAAATTACTCCCATTCAATGGTTGCCGGCGGTTTGGAACTGATATCGTAAACAACCCTGTTAATCCCCTGAACTTCGTTAATAATTCTGTTTGATATAGATCCCAGAACCTCATAAGGAATTCTTGACCAATCGGCAGTCATACCGTCAACACTGGAAACAGCCCTGAATGCAAGGACATTTTCATATGTTCTGTTATCCCCCATAACTCCCACCGACTGAACAGGAAGCAATACGGAAAATGCCTGCCATATTTCATTGTAAAGACCGGCCCCTTTTATTTCATTTATAGCTATGGCATCAGCCAGCCTCAGTATCGCAAGTCTGTCCTCTGTAACCTCTCCTAAAATTCTGATAGCAAGCCCCGGTCCCGGAAACGGGTGGCGCATAATCATCTTCTCGGGGATTCCCAGCTCAAGACCTACTTTCCTCACCTCGTCCTTAAACAGTTCCCGGAGTGGCTCAATGAGACTGAAATTCATCCTTTCCGGCAGCCCGCCTACATTGTGGTGTGTTTTTATAGTGGCAGAGGGACCCTTAAATGAAACAGATTCTATAACATCAGGGTAAAGCGTACCCTGTGCCAGAAACTCAAACGGGCCGTGTTTTCTTGCTTCCTCTTCAAAAACCTCAATAAAAGTGTTTCCTATTTTTTTTCGTTTTTCTTCGGGATCGGTTACACCTTTCAAAACATTTAGAAACCGTTTTCTTGCATCCACATGGACAAGATTTATACTGAAACTGTCTCTGAAAGTTTTTACAACATCATCAGCTTCATCTTTACGGAGAAGACCGTTATCCACAAACACACATGTAAGGTTGCTTCCTATTGCTTCATGCAAAAGTACGGCAACTACTGATGAATCTACACCACCGCTCAAAGCGCATAAAACCCTTTTATCTCCCACAGTTTCACGTATTTTATCAATCTCGGTGTGGATAAAATTACCGGAAGTCCATATCTGCTTGCAGCCGCAGATATCAACAACAAAGTTTCTGAAAATTTCACTCCCCCTGGGAGTGTGAACAACTTCCGGATGAAACTGGATAGCATAAAAAGGCCTGGAAATGTGTTTCATAGCTGCAATCGGTGCATTTTTCGTATAACCAATCACAGAAAAGTTCTCAGGCATACTGTCAAGCTTATCACCATGGCTCATCCAAACTGTAATTTTACCCTCGGAGGAAACCCCTCTGAATAAATCTGTATCATTACTTATATGCAATTCGCTTCTGCCGTATTCCCTTTCAACTGATCGGGAAACAACTCCCCCGAAGTGTTTACATATAATCTGCATCCCATAGCAGATACCCAGCACAGGAATCCCCATATCGAAAATCCTTTCGTCAACCTGAGGGGAATCCTCTGCATAAACACTCCCCGGACCCCCTGACAGGATAATACCCTTGGGCTCAAACTCCTCTATTTTGCTGAAATCTACGGTACAGGGGTGTATTTCACAGTAAACACGCGCCTCTCTTATCCTTCTCGCTATCAACTGTGTATACTGGGAACCAAAATCCAGTATTAGAATCTTTTCGTCATGAATATTCATTTATCACCTTTTGCTTTCTAACTTTCGTTATGTTGAAATCCAGTAATTGGGAGATTCCTTGGTTATAATAACATCATGCACATGACTCTCTTTAAGTCCGGAACCTGTAATTTTTACAAATTTTGCATTTTTGCGGAGATTTTCGATATTTTCACTTCCAGTATATCCCATTCCTGAGCGCAATCCGCCCATAAGCTGATAAATAGTATGGCTTATATCCCCTTTATAATGTACACGCCCTTCTATTCCTTCCGGCACAAATTTGGCTTCGGATGATTTTTCATCCTGAAAATATCTGTCTTTACTGCCGCTGCTCATTGCTCCAACCGAACCCATTCCACGGTAAACCTTATAACTTCTGCCCTGCAACAACTCAATTTCCCCCGGAGACTCTGTGGTACCGGCAAAGAGTGAGCCTATCATAACCACATTGGCTCCGGCGGCCAATGCTTTGACTATATCACCGGAATATTTTACTCCGCCGTCCGCTATTATAGGAATATTGTATTTTTCAGCCACAGAAGCACAATCCATAACAGCAGTAATCTGTGGGACACCAACACCGGCAACAACCCTTGTGGTACAGATGGAGCCCGGGCCTATACCCACTTTCACACAGTCAACACCGGCTTTGATGAGATCCAGCGTTGCCTCGGGAGTGGCAACATTACCTGCAACAAGCTGCAGATCGGGATATTTTTTCTTGATAAGACGCACCGTTTCATTAACTTTACTCGAATGCCCGTGGGCAGTATCAACCACGATAACATCCACATCATTATCAACCAGTGTATCCACTCTTTCCATCGTTTCCACACCGACACCCACAGCTGCGCCCACTCTTAAGCGCCCCAAATCGTCTTTGGTTGCCGAAGGATATTTCAGACGCTTGTTAATGTCTTTTATTGTAATTAGCCCTTTCAGATTATATTTGTCATCGACCACCAGTAATTTTTCAATCCTATGGTTCTGGAGATGCTCCTTTGCCTCATCCAGAGAGGTGCCCACCGAAACCGTCACAAGGTTTTCCTTGGTCATAAAGTTTTTCACAGGCTGATCGTATGCTGTGACAAACCGCAGATCTCTGTTGGTTAAAATTCCCACAAGCTTTTTATTTTTTGTCACAGGAACACCGGAAATTTTAAATTTCGACATTATCTCCAGAGCTTCTTCAACAGTCCTTTCCGGATCTATAGTTATCGGATCGACAATCATACCACTTTCCGATCTTTTAACCTTGTCGACTTCTTCCGCCTGTTCAGCTATACTCATGTTCTTATGAATAAATCCTATTCCACCCTCCTGGGCTATGGAAATGGCCAGTCTGCCTTCTGTAACGGTGTCCATTGCCGCACTCACAAGAGGAATTTCCAAAGTGATTTTTTCTGTCAGCTTGGTACTGAGATCCACATCACGGGGTATAACATCACTTTTACCCGGCGCAAGAAGAACATCATCAAAGGTTAAAGCTTCTTTCAATATTTTTTGATGAAACATTATACAACTCCTATATATTGTTCAAAGTTCAACATTCAAGACGTAAGACTTGAGACGTACTATCACCTATAATCCAAGCACCACTCCACTCCCTAACCACTTCACTCACTCACTACTTCTCTATCTCACTCTCTCCCTACTTCACTCCCTCACTCTCTCACCACTTCGCATCAAAGTCCCCAGTCTCTGCTGTAACGAAAATCAACGCCCACAGTCCTGTCGCTGACTTTGGCAACAACCGGCAGACAGCGCTTAAACTGATTTGCTTTTATCCTTCTGCTGACTTCATCTATAAATTTCTCATCAAAACCCATACGTATCAATTCTTTTTTATTTTTTCTTTTATCAATCATTTCAAACAGCAGCTTATCAGCGTCCTTATAAGAAAAACCAAGCTCTCCCTCATCCGTTTGGTTCTGCCACAAATCTGCTGTTGGATGTTTTTCAATCACTTCTTCCGGAATTCCCATATACTCAGCCAAACCCCAAACTTGCGTTTTATACAGATCACCCACAGGATTCAAAGCTGAAGCCATGTCACCATACCAGGTGCCGTATCCCAGAAGAAGCTCCGTTTTATTGCTTGTTCCCAGGACAAGAGCGCCATGTGCTGCTGATAAATCAAAAAGTGTAACCATCCTCATTCTTGCACATACATTCCCGAATCTCACATTTCCTATATAATGGTCAAAAACATTGAGATACGCATCTGCATATGGGGAAATATCTATTACTTCACAGTTGATACCCAGAAATCCGGCAACTTTTTTCGCATCTTCAAGGCTTTTTGAGCTGCTGGTTTTATAAGGAAGACAGTATGCAAAAACATGATCCTTGCCCAAAGCTTCTACCGCCAGAGCAGCGGAAAGAGCCGAGTCAACCCCGCCGCTCAATCCTATCACAAGGTTATTAAGACCTGTTTTCCCGGTTTCCTCTTTCAAAAAATTAACAAGAACTTCTTTTAATGTCTGATAGCTTACATTCATCATCCGCTCATCTTTGTGTCATATTGGTTTTATATGAAATCCTTAATTTATCCTTTAACACTAAAGGGTTTTTTATCCTTTCCTGTCTGATATTGTCTCTATCCAGCTTTACAATGCATTTATCCTCTTTGAGAAAAGGCAGACTGCATTCGATACTTCCTCCTGCTTTATAAATCTTCGATCCGCCCCAAAAAGTAACACCCTCCTCAACTCCCGCTCTGTTAGCAAAAACAACGGTACTTGTCATGTTAGTGGAAATATATCCGCAGGTATAATCCCATACTTTCTCGGCATAAAAACCGCTTTCTCCAATTCCTCTTAAAGGGCTTCCCGCCGGGATAAAAACCATATCTACATTATTTTCAGCTATATGCAAAAGGGAATCTGCATGGAGTGCATCTTCACATATCAGAATGGAACCCCTGAAAAATTTCGTATCGAAAAAGGAAAATGAGCTCCCTTCAGAAAAATATCTTTTTTCATCAAAAAGCCCGTAAGCCGGCAGGAAAACTTTCTTGTGAATACTGAGGATTTCACCCTGTTCAACATACGCAGCCGCATTATAGAAACATCCGGGCTGCTCTTCATATACAAAACCGAAAACAATTGAAATATAGTTGGAATACTCTTTTATCCGACGGATAATTTCTGAATTCAGATCCATGGCCACATCGCTCACTGCATCCCTCAAGTCATAGCCGGTCATTGAGAGTTCGGGGAAAATCACGACATTACAGCGTGCGGACACTGCTTCTTCAATTATCTGATAATGCTTTTCCGCATTCTTTTCAGGAGATGCAAGATAAGGCTTAAACTGGCTGATCATAAGTTTCAGCATATCATTCTTCCCTTCTATAAGTTCCGCTTTTACCGCCGCTTTTTTCAATTAATCTAATATCAGAAATTACCATATCTTTGTCAACAGCTTTACACATATCATATATAGTCAATGCAGCCATACTTACACCCGTCAAAGCTTCCATTTCAACACCGGTGCGCCCTGCAAGCTTTACTTTTACATCTATTCTGATTCGTGATTTATCCACTTCCGGAATAAACTCAACATCTACAGCGGTTATATTCAAAGGATGGCACATGGGTATCAGATCCCCGGTCTTTTTAACAGCCATAATAGCAGCTACTCTGGCCACTTCAAAAACTGCACCTTTTTCTACATTCCCGGATAAAATAAGCTCCAGTGTGGAGCCCTTCATATAAATATAACCGGATGCGTAAGCCTCCCTACGGGTAGTACTTTTGG
This window harbors:
- a CDS encoding NAD+ synthase encodes the protein MNVSYQTLKEVLVNFLKEETGKTGLNNLVIGLSGGVDSALSAALAVEALGKDHVFAYCLPYKTSSSKSLEDAKKVAGFLGINCEVIDISPYADAYLNVFDHYIGNVRFGNVCARMRMVTLFDLSAAHGALVLGTSNKTELLLGYGTWYGDMASALNPVGDLYKTQVWGLAEYMGIPEEVIEKHPTADLWQNQTDEGELGFSYKDADKLLFEMIDKRKNKKELIRMGFDEKFIDEVSRRIKANQFKRCLPVVAKVSDRTVGVDFRYSRDWGL
- a CDS encoding nitrilase-related carbon-nitrogen hydrolase, translated to MKKAAVKAELIEGKNDMLKLMISQFKPYLASPEKNAEKHYQIIEEAVSARCNVVIFPELSMTGYDLRDAVSDVAMDLNSEIIRRIKEYSNYISIVFGFVYEEQPGCFYNAAAYVEQGEILSIHKKVFLPAYGLFDEKRYFSEGSSFSFFDTKFFRGSILICEDALHADSLLHIAENNVDMVFIPAGSPLRGIGESGFYAEKVWDYTCGYISTNMTSTVVFANRAGVEEGVTFWGGSKIYKAGGSIECSLPFLKEDKCIVKLDRDNIRQERIKNPLVLKDKLRISYKTNMTQR
- a CDS encoding ABC transporter ATP-binding protein, whose product is MMSGYLVELININKTFKKGPAVINVLSDFNLSVEKGQFISIVGPSGVGKSTLLHIIGGLERPDSGIVNFEGEAVYKQKNTGLDSYRNNEVGFVFQFHYLLNDFTAIENVMMPALIGKISKNEAAKRAAEILEKVGMSDRESHYPMELSGGEQQRVAVARALMNNPKLILADEPTGNLDRKNSYGVFELFKKLNEEGVTVILVTHDEHLSGLSDKEIKLEKV
- the guaA gene encoding glutamine-hydrolyzing GMP synthase, producing MNIHDEKILILDFGSQYTQLIARRIREARVYCEIHPCTVDFSKIEEFEPKGIILSGGPGSVYAEDSPQVDERIFDMGIPVLGICYGMQIICKHFGGVVSRSVEREYGRSELHISNDTDLFRGVSSEGKITVWMSHGDKLDSMPENFSVIGYTKNAPIAAMKHISRPFYAIQFHPEVVHTPRGSEIFRNFVVDICGCKQIWTSGNFIHTEIDKIRETVGDKRVLCALSGGVDSSVVAVLLHEAIGSNLTCVFVDNGLLRKDEADDVVKTFRDSFSINLVHVDARKRFLNVLKGVTDPEEKRKKIGNTFIEVFEEEARKHGPFEFLAQGTLYPDVIESVSFKGPSATIKTHHNVGGLPERMNFSLIEPLRELFKDEVRKVGLELGIPEKMIMRHPFPGPGLAIRILGEVTEDRLAILRLADAIAINEIKGAGLYNEIWQAFSVLLPVQSVGVMGDNRTYENVLAFRAVSSVDGMTADWSRIPYEVLGSISNRIINEVQGINRVVYDISSKPPATIEWE
- a CDS encoding lipoprotein-releasing ABC transporter permease subunit — protein: MKISNFLAYRYLKSKKETKVLSFISLISIIGIVLGVATLIVVINVMIGFEDNLKQKILGANSHIIVNKIDGSAIDNWKATTEEIAKTDNVVGVSPFIISQVLLTSEDRVSGVVLRGVIGKREIESSNIGKYMKRGNFDLKSDNTTAKPPIILGKALANSLSTSIGEEIVVVSPFGKKGPFGFTPKMKKFQVAGVFDTGMYEYNNSLAYVNLHDIQDFMQMGDNISGFSVKVKNFDNAGEIAEKIENKLGFPFWARDWLSMNQNLFSALKLEKAAMFVILTLIIVVASFNVISLITMTVKDKKRDIAIIRAMGASEKLIKNIFIKQGLYIGVVGTVFGNIIAYAICFVLKRYKLIELPADVYYMDSIPIKIVPEIFLLVTVCAIFITFISSIIPARQAAKMDPIEALRNE
- the guaB gene encoding IMP dehydrogenase, with protein sequence MFHQKILKEALTFDDVLLAPGKSDVIPRDVDLSTKLTEKITLEIPLVSAAMDTVTEGRLAISIAQEGGIGFIHKNMSIAEQAEEVDKVKRSESGMIVDPITIDPERTVEEALEIMSKFKISGVPVTKNKKLVGILTNRDLRFVTAYDQPVKNFMTKENLVTVSVGTSLDEAKEHLQNHRIEKLLVVDDKYNLKGLITIKDINKRLKYPSATKDDLGRLRVGAAVGVGVETMERVDTLVDNDVDVIVVDTAHGHSSKVNETVRLIKKKYPDLQLVAGNVATPEATLDLIKAGVDCVKVGIGPGSICTTRVVAGVGVPQITAVMDCASVAEKYNIPIIADGGVKYSGDIVKALAAGANVVMIGSLFAGTTESPGEIELLQGRSYKVYRGMGSVGAMSSGSKDRYFQDEKSSEAKFVPEGIEGRVHYKGDISHTIYQLMGGLRSGMGYTGSENIENLRKNAKFVKITGSGLKESHVHDVIITKESPNYWIST